A single window of Gossypium arboreum isolate Shixiya-1 chromosome 13, ASM2569848v2, whole genome shotgun sequence DNA harbors:
- the LOC108464549 gene encoding histone deacetylase 2 — MTFPLLTLSPQQPFWKFRTHRVIANTTESTRNLCKSTLYLFLALATPFIAYRCFNSSTMFWSSSSSSSQPATKIDAESLRRQRINSSKLYQPDASSKVPVIYSSYYDISFLGIEKLHPFDSSKWGRICRFLMSEGYLEKNSIVDPLEASTEDLLVVHTEAYLNSLKNSVNVARITEVPPVAMLPNWLVQMKVLYPFRRQVGGTVLAAKLAKDQGWAINVGGGFHHCSGDRGGGFCAYADISLCIHFAFVRLNISRVMIIDLDAHQGNGHERDFGNDERVYILDMYNPGIYPFDMTARNYINQKVEVVTGTTTDEYLKQLDKALAVAGSNFAPELIVYNAGTDILDGDPLGGLKVSPDGVIQRDEKVFRFARERNIPIVMVTSGGYMKTSARVIANSIINLSKKGLIETNVHSGRKIMI; from the exons ATGACGTTTCCTTTGCTCACGCTCTCACCCCAGCAACCGTTTTGGAAGTTTAGAACTCACCGAGTCATTGCAAACACCACCGAATCAACTCGGAATCTCTGCAAATCGACCCTATATTTGTTCCTCGCACTCGCCACTCCTTTCATTGCGTATCGCTGCTTTAACTCCTCTACAATGTTTTGGTCTTCGTCTTCGTCATCCTCCCAACCCGCTACCAAAATCGATGCCGAATCTCTCCGCCGTCAACGAATTAACTCTAGCAAGCTCTATCAGCCTGATGCTTCCTCCAAG GTTCCAGTTATCTACTCTTCTTATTACGATATCAGCTTCCTCGGAATTGAGAAACT GCATCCGTTCGATTCTTCGAAATGGGGTCGGATATGCCGGTTCTTGATGTCGGAAGGTTACCTGGAAAAAAACTCTATTGTTGATCCATTGGAAGCTTCAACGGAGGATCTACTTGTG GTGCATACAGAAGCATACCTGAATAGCCTGAAGAACAGCGTGAATGTTGCCAGGATAACTGAG GTTCCTCCTGTAGCAATGTTACCCAATTGGCTTGTTCAGATGAAAGTTCTTTATCCCTTCCGAAGGCAG GTTGGTGGAACTGTTCTGGCAGCTAAGTTAGCGAAGGACCAAGGATGGGCTATCAATGTTGGGGGAGGGTTTCATCATTGCAGTGGTGATAGGGGAGGTGGATTTTGTGCATACGCAGATATTTCCCTTTGCATTCATTTTGCTTTTGTTCGGTTAAATATATCAAG ggTGATGATAATTGATTTAGATGCACATCAAGGAAATGGTCATGAAAGGGATTTTGGTAATGACG AGCGTGTGTACATCCTGGATATGTACAATCCTGGAATCTACCCTTTT GATATGACTGCTAGAAATTATATTAACCAGAAGGTTGAAGTGGTG ACTGGGACTACAACTGATGAATACTTGAAGCAATTGGATAAAGCACTTGCG GTAGCGGGGAGTAATTTTGCCCCTGAGTTGATTGTGTACAATGCTGGAACTGATATTCTCGATGGAGATCCACTGGGTGGATTAAAG GTCAGTCCAGATGGGGTGATCCAAAGAGATGAGAAGGTCTTCAGGTTTGCTCGTGAGAGAAACATCCCTATTGTAATGGTCACATCAG GTGGCTACATGAAAACCAGTGCCAGAGTCATAGCAAATTCCATAATAAACCTCTCAAAGAAAGGCTTGATAGAGACAAATGTCCACAGCGGAAGAAAAATAATGATATAA